Proteins found in one Hevea brasiliensis isolate MT/VB/25A 57/8 chromosome 18, ASM3005281v1, whole genome shotgun sequence genomic segment:
- the LOC110652361 gene encoding CRM-domain containing factor CFM2, chloroplastic isoform X2: MLLSLHHLHPSPCPKTLPNPSYSLIPIPKSLVVQNPRYTFGSFVRCSASDSQTLPHSAIQRIADKLRSLGFTEHNPKPKIINPELETDTKPVGEIFIPLPNQLPKYRVGHTLDPSWSTPENPVPRPGSGNAIVRYHELREKVKKEREARKREPKPPTLAELNLPEEELRRLKRIGIAEKRKLKVGKAGITEGIVNGIHERWRRAEVVKIFCEDLCRMNMKRTHDLLERKTGGLVVWRSGSKIVLYRGVNYKYPYFLSDNITTNETSIDAVHGTHVDHEGDKMGSFSSADGINIKSSGPIPTNNIVRPALVQGVGSPNRVRFQLPGEAQLAEESDRLLDGLGPRFTDWWGCDPLPVDADLLPAVVPRYRKPFRLLPYGVWPKLTNDEMTTLKRLGRPLPCHFALGRNRKLQGLASSIVKLWEKCEIAKIAVKRGVQNTNSEMMAEELKWLTGGTLLSRDREFIVLYRGKDFLPSAVSSTIKERRKHGIHGYKQRRDHSIAGENAEAEDIKDGTINSGSRGEFHSANGQSSDLSKERKLRSNEAAIKRTSIRLSMALEKKAKAEKLLVELGNSKMPQQQEIDKEGITEEERYMLRKVGLKMKPFLLLGRRGVFDGTVENMHLHWKYRELVKIICKEKSFEAVHEVAQILEAESGGILVAVERVSKGYAIVVYRGKNYRRPPRLRPTTLLNKREAMKCSLEAQRCESLKLHVLKLTRNINDLKLKLAKDKEAHKMQSFDEGKEDMHRMESAMYVNSDSVVPSHFKENLETADKLEANASEISKNEPQPSSESVSEDTHESLLATINDGAINSTSSSNNILSEERGFFPLVNAEHYVPENEVMGSTEESTTSELEESVSISMEKGGDMPSKGVRLSNRDRLMLRKQALKMKKRPVLAVGRSNIVTGVAKAIKTHFKKYPLAIVNVKGRAKGTSVQEVVFQLEQATGGVLVSQEPSKVILYRGWGAFDEPGHKGFKNARNVGITSVGREGRSQRTVPPELVAAIRLECGLQCDQEQNKLPAEI; the protein is encoded by the exons ATGCTGCTTTCTCTTCATCATCTTCATCCCTCACCCTGTCCTAAAACCCTACCAAACCCCTCTTATTCTCTCATTCCAATCCCCAAATCCCTAGTCGTCCAAAACCCTAGATACACTTTCGGTTCATTTGTCCGCTGCTCTGCTTCCGACTCCCAAACCCTCCCTCACTCTGCCATCCAGCGAATCGCTGATAAGCTTCGCTCTCTTGGCTTCACTGAACATAACCCTAAACCGAAAATCATTAACCCCGAGCTCGAAACTGATACCAAACCCGTTGGAGAAATCTTTATTCCCCTTCCCAATCAGTTACCTAAGTACCGGGTCGGCCACACGCTTGACCCGAGTTGGAGCACGCCGGAGAACCCTGTGCCGAGACCCGGATCGGGAAATGCGATAGTCAGGTACCATGAGCTGAGAGAGAAGgtgaagaaagagagagaagcgAGGAAGAGAGAGCCTAAGCCTCCGACATTAGCGGAACTGAATTTGCCGGAGGAGGAGCTAAGGAGGCTGAAGAGAATTGGGATTGCGGAAAAGAGGAAGTTGAAGGTAGGAAAAGCGGGGATTACTGAAGGGATTGTTAATGGGATTCACGAGAGGTGGAGGAGGGCAGAAGTGGTTAAGATTTTTTGTGAGGATTTGTGCCGGATGAACATGAAGAGGACTCATGATTTATTGGAG AGAAAAACTGGAGGTCTGGTTGTTTGGCGATCTGGGAGTAAAATAGTATTGTATAGGGGCGTCAATTATAAGTATCCCTACTTCTTATCAGATAATATTACAACAAATGAAACTTCTATCGATGCTGTACATGGTACACATGTGGATCATGAGGGTGATAAAATGGGGAGCTTCTCATCTGCAGATGGCATAAACATAAAGTCTTCTGGACCAATCCCAACCAATAACATTGTTCGACCAGCCTTAGTACAAGGTGTTGGTTCCCCAAATAGAGTAAGATTTCAATTGCCAGGTGAGGCACAACTTGCAGAAGAATCTGACCGCCTGCTAGATGGACTAGGCCCGCGATTTACCGACTGGTGGGGATGTGATCCACTCCCAGTTGATGCTGATCTTCTTCCTGCTGTTGTTCCTCGATATCGGAAACCGTTCCGCCTTCTTCCATATGGTGTCTGGCCCAAACTGACAAATGATGAAATGACTACATTAAAGAGGCTGGGACGACCCTTACCTTGCCATTTTGCGTTAG GTAGAAATAGGAAACTCCAAGGATTGGCTTCTTCGATTGTCAAGCTTTGGGAAAAATGTGAGATTGCTAAAATTGCAGTTAAGAGAGGAGTGCAGAACACTAACAGTGAGATGATGGCTGAAGAGTTAAAG TGGCTGACCGGAGGAACTCTGCTTTCACGGGACAGAGAATTTATTGTGTTGTATAGGGGAAAGGATTTCCTTCCATCTGCAGTTTCTTCTACAATAAAAGAGCGAAGAAAACATGGGATTCATGGGTATAAACAGAGAAGAGATCATAGCATAGCAGGTGAAAATGCAGAGGCTGAGGACATTAAAGATGGGACTATAAATTCTGGCTCTAGAGGTGAATTTCATAGTGCAAATGGCCAAAGTTCGGATCTCTCTAAAGAGAGGAAGCTAAGGTCCAATGAGGCAGCTATTAAAAGGACTAGCATCAGATTGTCTATG GCACTAGAAAAGAAAGCCAAAGCAGAGAAACTTCTAGTGGAGCTGGGGAATTCAAAGATGCCTCAACAACAAGAAATAGACAAAGAGGGTATAACTGAAGAAGAAAGATATATGCTAAGGAAGGTTGGCTTGAAAATGAAGCCTTTCCTATTATTGG GTAGACGGGGAGTTTTTGATGGAACAGTTGAAAACATGCATCTTCATTGGAAGTATAGGGAACTTGTGAAGATAATATGTAAAGAAAAAAGTTTTGAAGCTGTTCATGAAGTGGCACAGATCTTAGAGGCTGAAAGTGGTGGAATATTGGTTGCAGTTGAACGAGTCAGCAAGGGTTATGCTATCGTTGTATATCGCGGAAAGAATTACCGGCGACCTCCTCGTTTGAGGCCTACAACTCTCCTTAATAAGAGAGAAGCAATGAAGTGCTCTTTAGAGGCACAGCGTTGCGAG TCCTTGAAACTTCATGTTTTGAAGCTTACCAGAAACATAAATGACTTGAAACTTAAGTTG GCTAAAGACAAGGAGGCACACAAAATGCAGTCATTTGATGAA GGTAAAGAAGATATGCACAGGATGGAGTCAGCTATGTATGTGAACTCAGATTCAGTCGTTCCTTCTCACTTTAAAGAGAATTTAGAG ACTGCAGATAAACTTGAAGCTAATGCTAGTGAGATTAGTAAAAACGAACCTCAGCCTTCATCTGAATCTGTGAGCGAGGACACCCATGAGAGTCTATTAGCTACTATAAATGATGGAGCTATTAACTCAACTTCTTCCTCTAATAATATTTTG TCAGAGGAAAGGGGCTTTTTTCCCCTTGTCAATGCTGAGCATTATGTGCCTGAAAATGAGGTAATGGGATCAACAGAAGAATCAACTACAAGTGAATTGGAAGAATCAGTTTCAATTTCTATGGAGAAGGGGGGGGACATGCCTTCCAAGGGTGTTCGTCTTTCTAATAGAGATAGGCTTATGCTACGAAAGCAAGCACTCAAAATGAAGAAGCGCCCAGTGCTTGCAGTAG GGAGGAGCAACATTGTCACTGGTGTTGCAAAAGCAATAAAAACTCACTTTAAAAAGTATCCTCTTGCTATAGTTAATGTTAAAGGCAGAGCCAAAGGGACTTCAGTCCAAGAAGTGGTTTTTCAGCTGGAG CAAGCAACAGGTGGAGTTTTAGTCTCCCAGGAGCCTAGCAAAGTCATACTCTACCGGGGATGGGGAGCATTTGATGAACCAGGTCACAAGGGTTTTAAGAACGCCCGAAATGTGGGGATTACATCAGTGGGTAGAGAAGGCCGGTCTCAGCGTACTGTGCCTCCGGAACTAGTGGCGGCAATCAGACTTGAATGTGGACTGCAGTGTGACCAAGAACAAAACAAACTCCCAGCTGAAATTTGA
- the LOC110652361 gene encoding CRM-domain containing factor CFM2, chloroplastic isoform X1 — protein MLLSLHHLHPSPCPKTLPNPSYSLIPIPKSLVVQNPRYTFGSFVRCSASDSQTLPHSAIQRIADKLRSLGFTEHNPKPKIINPELETDTKPVGEIFIPLPNQLPKYRVGHTLDPSWSTPENPVPRPGSGNAIVRYHELREKVKKEREARKREPKPPTLAELNLPEEELRRLKRIGIAEKRKLKVGKAGITEGIVNGIHERWRRAEVVKIFCEDLCRMNMKRTHDLLERKTGGLVVWRSGSKIVLYRGVNYKYPYFLSDNITTNETSIDAVHGTHVDHEGDKMGSFSSADGINIKSSGPIPTNNIVRPALVQGVGSPNRVRFQLPGEAQLAEESDRLLDGLGPRFTDWWGCDPLPVDADLLPAVVPRYRKPFRLLPYGVWPKLTNDEMTTLKRLGRPLPCHFALGRNRKLQGLASSIVKLWEKCEIAKIAVKRGVQNTNSEMMAEELKWLTGGTLLSRDREFIVLYRGKDFLPSAVSSTIKERRKHGIHGYKQRRDHSIAGENAEAEDIKDGTINSGSRGEFHSANGQSSDLSKERKLRSNEAAIKRTSIRLSMALEKKAKAEKLLVELGNSKMPQQQEIDKEGITEEERYMLRKVGLKMKPFLLLGRRGVFDGTVENMHLHWKYRELVKIICKEKSFEAVHEVAQILEAESGGILVAVERVSKGYAIVVYRGKNYRRPPRLRPTTLLNKREAMKCSLEAQRCESLKLHVLKLTRNINDLKLKLAKDKEAHKMQSFDEVRFQEGKEDMHRMESAMYVNSDSVVPSHFKENLETADKLEANASEISKNEPQPSSESVSEDTHESLLATINDGAINSTSSSNNILSEERGFFPLVNAEHYVPENEVMGSTEESTTSELEESVSISMEKGGDMPSKGVRLSNRDRLMLRKQALKMKKRPVLAVGRSNIVTGVAKAIKTHFKKYPLAIVNVKGRAKGTSVQEVVFQLEQATGGVLVSQEPSKVILYRGWGAFDEPGHKGFKNARNVGITSVGREGRSQRTVPPELVAAIRLECGLQCDQEQNKLPAEI, from the exons ATGCTGCTTTCTCTTCATCATCTTCATCCCTCACCCTGTCCTAAAACCCTACCAAACCCCTCTTATTCTCTCATTCCAATCCCCAAATCCCTAGTCGTCCAAAACCCTAGATACACTTTCGGTTCATTTGTCCGCTGCTCTGCTTCCGACTCCCAAACCCTCCCTCACTCTGCCATCCAGCGAATCGCTGATAAGCTTCGCTCTCTTGGCTTCACTGAACATAACCCTAAACCGAAAATCATTAACCCCGAGCTCGAAACTGATACCAAACCCGTTGGAGAAATCTTTATTCCCCTTCCCAATCAGTTACCTAAGTACCGGGTCGGCCACACGCTTGACCCGAGTTGGAGCACGCCGGAGAACCCTGTGCCGAGACCCGGATCGGGAAATGCGATAGTCAGGTACCATGAGCTGAGAGAGAAGgtgaagaaagagagagaagcgAGGAAGAGAGAGCCTAAGCCTCCGACATTAGCGGAACTGAATTTGCCGGAGGAGGAGCTAAGGAGGCTGAAGAGAATTGGGATTGCGGAAAAGAGGAAGTTGAAGGTAGGAAAAGCGGGGATTACTGAAGGGATTGTTAATGGGATTCACGAGAGGTGGAGGAGGGCAGAAGTGGTTAAGATTTTTTGTGAGGATTTGTGCCGGATGAACATGAAGAGGACTCATGATTTATTGGAG AGAAAAACTGGAGGTCTGGTTGTTTGGCGATCTGGGAGTAAAATAGTATTGTATAGGGGCGTCAATTATAAGTATCCCTACTTCTTATCAGATAATATTACAACAAATGAAACTTCTATCGATGCTGTACATGGTACACATGTGGATCATGAGGGTGATAAAATGGGGAGCTTCTCATCTGCAGATGGCATAAACATAAAGTCTTCTGGACCAATCCCAACCAATAACATTGTTCGACCAGCCTTAGTACAAGGTGTTGGTTCCCCAAATAGAGTAAGATTTCAATTGCCAGGTGAGGCACAACTTGCAGAAGAATCTGACCGCCTGCTAGATGGACTAGGCCCGCGATTTACCGACTGGTGGGGATGTGATCCACTCCCAGTTGATGCTGATCTTCTTCCTGCTGTTGTTCCTCGATATCGGAAACCGTTCCGCCTTCTTCCATATGGTGTCTGGCCCAAACTGACAAATGATGAAATGACTACATTAAAGAGGCTGGGACGACCCTTACCTTGCCATTTTGCGTTAG GTAGAAATAGGAAACTCCAAGGATTGGCTTCTTCGATTGTCAAGCTTTGGGAAAAATGTGAGATTGCTAAAATTGCAGTTAAGAGAGGAGTGCAGAACACTAACAGTGAGATGATGGCTGAAGAGTTAAAG TGGCTGACCGGAGGAACTCTGCTTTCACGGGACAGAGAATTTATTGTGTTGTATAGGGGAAAGGATTTCCTTCCATCTGCAGTTTCTTCTACAATAAAAGAGCGAAGAAAACATGGGATTCATGGGTATAAACAGAGAAGAGATCATAGCATAGCAGGTGAAAATGCAGAGGCTGAGGACATTAAAGATGGGACTATAAATTCTGGCTCTAGAGGTGAATTTCATAGTGCAAATGGCCAAAGTTCGGATCTCTCTAAAGAGAGGAAGCTAAGGTCCAATGAGGCAGCTATTAAAAGGACTAGCATCAGATTGTCTATG GCACTAGAAAAGAAAGCCAAAGCAGAGAAACTTCTAGTGGAGCTGGGGAATTCAAAGATGCCTCAACAACAAGAAATAGACAAAGAGGGTATAACTGAAGAAGAAAGATATATGCTAAGGAAGGTTGGCTTGAAAATGAAGCCTTTCCTATTATTGG GTAGACGGGGAGTTTTTGATGGAACAGTTGAAAACATGCATCTTCATTGGAAGTATAGGGAACTTGTGAAGATAATATGTAAAGAAAAAAGTTTTGAAGCTGTTCATGAAGTGGCACAGATCTTAGAGGCTGAAAGTGGTGGAATATTGGTTGCAGTTGAACGAGTCAGCAAGGGTTATGCTATCGTTGTATATCGCGGAAAGAATTACCGGCGACCTCCTCGTTTGAGGCCTACAACTCTCCTTAATAAGAGAGAAGCAATGAAGTGCTCTTTAGAGGCACAGCGTTGCGAG TCCTTGAAACTTCATGTTTTGAAGCTTACCAGAAACATAAATGACTTGAAACTTAAGTTG GCTAAAGACAAGGAGGCACACAAAATGCAGTCATTTGATGAAGTGAGATTTCAGGAG GGTAAAGAAGATATGCACAGGATGGAGTCAGCTATGTATGTGAACTCAGATTCAGTCGTTCCTTCTCACTTTAAAGAGAATTTAGAG ACTGCAGATAAACTTGAAGCTAATGCTAGTGAGATTAGTAAAAACGAACCTCAGCCTTCATCTGAATCTGTGAGCGAGGACACCCATGAGAGTCTATTAGCTACTATAAATGATGGAGCTATTAACTCAACTTCTTCCTCTAATAATATTTTG TCAGAGGAAAGGGGCTTTTTTCCCCTTGTCAATGCTGAGCATTATGTGCCTGAAAATGAGGTAATGGGATCAACAGAAGAATCAACTACAAGTGAATTGGAAGAATCAGTTTCAATTTCTATGGAGAAGGGGGGGGACATGCCTTCCAAGGGTGTTCGTCTTTCTAATAGAGATAGGCTTATGCTACGAAAGCAAGCACTCAAAATGAAGAAGCGCCCAGTGCTTGCAGTAG GGAGGAGCAACATTGTCACTGGTGTTGCAAAAGCAATAAAAACTCACTTTAAAAAGTATCCTCTTGCTATAGTTAATGTTAAAGGCAGAGCCAAAGGGACTTCAGTCCAAGAAGTGGTTTTTCAGCTGGAG CAAGCAACAGGTGGAGTTTTAGTCTCCCAGGAGCCTAGCAAAGTCATACTCTACCGGGGATGGGGAGCATTTGATGAACCAGGTCACAAGGGTTTTAAGAACGCCCGAAATGTGGGGATTACATCAGTGGGTAGAGAAGGCCGGTCTCAGCGTACTGTGCCTCCGGAACTAGTGGCGGCAATCAGACTTGAATGTGGACTGCAGTGTGACCAAGAACAAAACAAACTCCCAGCTGAAATTTGA
- the LOC110652361 gene encoding CRM-domain containing factor CFM2, chloroplastic isoform X3 produces the protein MLLSLHHLHPSPCPKTLPNPSYSLIPIPKSLVVQNPRYTFGSFVRCSASDSQTLPHSAIQRIADKLRSLGFTEHNPKPKIINPELETDTKPVGEIFIPLPNQLPKYRVGHTLDPSWSTPENPVPRPGSGNAIVRYHELREKVKKEREARKREPKPPTLAELNLPEEELRRLKRIGIAEKRKLKVGKAGITEGIVNGIHERWRRAEVVKIFCEDLCRMNMKRTHDLLERKTGGLVVWRSGSKIVLYRGVNYKYPYFLSDNITTNETSIDAVHGTHVDHEGDKMGSFSSADGINIKSSGPIPTNNIVRPALVQGVGSPNRVRFQLPGEAQLAEESDRLLDGLGPRFTDWWGCDPLPVDADLLPAVVPRYRKPFRLLPYGVWPKLTNDEMTTLKRLGRPLPCHFALGRNRKLQGLASSIVKLWEKCEIAKIAVKRGVQNTNSEMMAEELKWLTGGTLLSRDREFIVLYRGKDFLPSAVSSTIKERRKHGIHGYKQRRDHSIAGENAEAEDIKDGTINSGSRGEFHSANGQSSDLSKERKLRSNEAAIKRTSIRLSMALEKKAKAEKLLVELGNSKMPQQQEIDKEGITEEERYMLRKVGLKMKPFLLLGRRGVFDGTVENMHLHWKYRELVKIICKEKSFEAVHEVAQILEAESGGILVAVERVSKGYAIVVYRGKNYRRPPRLRPTTLLNKREAMKCSLEAQRCESLKLHVLKLTRNINDLKLKLAKDKEAHKMQSFDEVRFQEGKEDMHRMESAMYVNSDSVVPSHFKENLETADKLEANASEISKNEPQPSSESVSEDTHESLLATINDGAINSTSSSNNILSEERGFFPLVNAEHYVPENEVMGSTEESTTSELEESVSISMEKGGDMPSKGVRLSNRDRLMLRKQALKMKKRPVLAGGATLSLVLQKQ, from the exons ATGCTGCTTTCTCTTCATCATCTTCATCCCTCACCCTGTCCTAAAACCCTACCAAACCCCTCTTATTCTCTCATTCCAATCCCCAAATCCCTAGTCGTCCAAAACCCTAGATACACTTTCGGTTCATTTGTCCGCTGCTCTGCTTCCGACTCCCAAACCCTCCCTCACTCTGCCATCCAGCGAATCGCTGATAAGCTTCGCTCTCTTGGCTTCACTGAACATAACCCTAAACCGAAAATCATTAACCCCGAGCTCGAAACTGATACCAAACCCGTTGGAGAAATCTTTATTCCCCTTCCCAATCAGTTACCTAAGTACCGGGTCGGCCACACGCTTGACCCGAGTTGGAGCACGCCGGAGAACCCTGTGCCGAGACCCGGATCGGGAAATGCGATAGTCAGGTACCATGAGCTGAGAGAGAAGgtgaagaaagagagagaagcgAGGAAGAGAGAGCCTAAGCCTCCGACATTAGCGGAACTGAATTTGCCGGAGGAGGAGCTAAGGAGGCTGAAGAGAATTGGGATTGCGGAAAAGAGGAAGTTGAAGGTAGGAAAAGCGGGGATTACTGAAGGGATTGTTAATGGGATTCACGAGAGGTGGAGGAGGGCAGAAGTGGTTAAGATTTTTTGTGAGGATTTGTGCCGGATGAACATGAAGAGGACTCATGATTTATTGGAG AGAAAAACTGGAGGTCTGGTTGTTTGGCGATCTGGGAGTAAAATAGTATTGTATAGGGGCGTCAATTATAAGTATCCCTACTTCTTATCAGATAATATTACAACAAATGAAACTTCTATCGATGCTGTACATGGTACACATGTGGATCATGAGGGTGATAAAATGGGGAGCTTCTCATCTGCAGATGGCATAAACATAAAGTCTTCTGGACCAATCCCAACCAATAACATTGTTCGACCAGCCTTAGTACAAGGTGTTGGTTCCCCAAATAGAGTAAGATTTCAATTGCCAGGTGAGGCACAACTTGCAGAAGAATCTGACCGCCTGCTAGATGGACTAGGCCCGCGATTTACCGACTGGTGGGGATGTGATCCACTCCCAGTTGATGCTGATCTTCTTCCTGCTGTTGTTCCTCGATATCGGAAACCGTTCCGCCTTCTTCCATATGGTGTCTGGCCCAAACTGACAAATGATGAAATGACTACATTAAAGAGGCTGGGACGACCCTTACCTTGCCATTTTGCGTTAG GTAGAAATAGGAAACTCCAAGGATTGGCTTCTTCGATTGTCAAGCTTTGGGAAAAATGTGAGATTGCTAAAATTGCAGTTAAGAGAGGAGTGCAGAACACTAACAGTGAGATGATGGCTGAAGAGTTAAAG TGGCTGACCGGAGGAACTCTGCTTTCACGGGACAGAGAATTTATTGTGTTGTATAGGGGAAAGGATTTCCTTCCATCTGCAGTTTCTTCTACAATAAAAGAGCGAAGAAAACATGGGATTCATGGGTATAAACAGAGAAGAGATCATAGCATAGCAGGTGAAAATGCAGAGGCTGAGGACATTAAAGATGGGACTATAAATTCTGGCTCTAGAGGTGAATTTCATAGTGCAAATGGCCAAAGTTCGGATCTCTCTAAAGAGAGGAAGCTAAGGTCCAATGAGGCAGCTATTAAAAGGACTAGCATCAGATTGTCTATG GCACTAGAAAAGAAAGCCAAAGCAGAGAAACTTCTAGTGGAGCTGGGGAATTCAAAGATGCCTCAACAACAAGAAATAGACAAAGAGGGTATAACTGAAGAAGAAAGATATATGCTAAGGAAGGTTGGCTTGAAAATGAAGCCTTTCCTATTATTGG GTAGACGGGGAGTTTTTGATGGAACAGTTGAAAACATGCATCTTCATTGGAAGTATAGGGAACTTGTGAAGATAATATGTAAAGAAAAAAGTTTTGAAGCTGTTCATGAAGTGGCACAGATCTTAGAGGCTGAAAGTGGTGGAATATTGGTTGCAGTTGAACGAGTCAGCAAGGGTTATGCTATCGTTGTATATCGCGGAAAGAATTACCGGCGACCTCCTCGTTTGAGGCCTACAACTCTCCTTAATAAGAGAGAAGCAATGAAGTGCTCTTTAGAGGCACAGCGTTGCGAG TCCTTGAAACTTCATGTTTTGAAGCTTACCAGAAACATAAATGACTTGAAACTTAAGTTG GCTAAAGACAAGGAGGCACACAAAATGCAGTCATTTGATGAAGTGAGATTTCAGGAG GGTAAAGAAGATATGCACAGGATGGAGTCAGCTATGTATGTGAACTCAGATTCAGTCGTTCCTTCTCACTTTAAAGAGAATTTAGAG ACTGCAGATAAACTTGAAGCTAATGCTAGTGAGATTAGTAAAAACGAACCTCAGCCTTCATCTGAATCTGTGAGCGAGGACACCCATGAGAGTCTATTAGCTACTATAAATGATGGAGCTATTAACTCAACTTCTTCCTCTAATAATATTTTG TCAGAGGAAAGGGGCTTTTTTCCCCTTGTCAATGCTGAGCATTATGTGCCTGAAAATGAGGTAATGGGATCAACAGAAGAATCAACTACAAGTGAATTGGAAGAATCAGTTTCAATTTCTATGGAGAAGGGGGGGGACATGCCTTCCAAGGGTGTTCGTCTTTCTAATAGAGATAGGCTTATGCTACGAAAGCAAGCACTCAAAATGAAGAAGCGCCCAGTGCTTGCA GGAGGAGCAACATTGTCACTGGTGTTGCAAAAGCAATAA